A window from Rhea pennata isolate bPtePen1 chromosome 1, bPtePen1.pri, whole genome shotgun sequence encodes these proteins:
- the ZNF654 gene encoding zinc finger protein 654 isoform X1 has protein sequence MAEDESDQESERLSEELEALVTLGLPAGLPALLSSQYYCRRFCQVVEDYAGRCQVPLPQLQVLQTALCCFTSACVSFPAECEHVQYVLSSLALSFFELLLFFGKDEFYEDPLKDILGSIQECQNLLNKYRNMNLELVTRIIRDGGPWEDPVLQAILKAKPVSQELVNKYLSSENPLFFELRARYLIACERIPEAMALIKSCINHPDISKDLYFHQALFTCLYMSPLEDQLFQEHLLRTDCKSGIEIICNTEKEGKTTLALQLCESFLVPQLQNGDMYCIWDLIFIWSKLQLKSNPSKQVFVDQCYQLLRIATNIRVIFPFMKVIKDEVGEDGLQICVEICGCALQLDLREDPNMKSLIYKAIAHFLPNDLEILRICALSVFFLERTLESYYTVEHLYKCADEEYNECTSSVQNRVRFELLPILKKGLFFDPEFWNFLMIKQNCLALLGDKAFAGLSESTLENSTANTEKITEYTALSEDHACLTDVNNGELDTEDLSEVQSKGNAKKNHAALETSKMLDHTVPKHRCVICNKEFLGGHIVRHAQAHQKKGSFSCVLCSRKFRQRGLMLKHLKNHVRKIERQHLAAVLEDRQETPVSNELECSEVSVSLENGNSDASKDNELVTAIVPSADVEEENTEQIFDTVENHLSDQDDVTENSSCDSCFNNIPDALNTESLPEDDGSSSKESPVLHKVNGAFCPQKDVDAMDQEGSFNCPANGCARVFKKIRFLNKHARKAHPTDLKVQQHIMKWNKGKCRFCQRKFADSQHFIDHLKRHVYPNVYFCLHFNCNQRFKLSTELAEHTKSHSVFKAQCNFAECCELFEELPLLYEHEAQHYLNKTPEGSEDASEKDSSDDSSELLCSYQESDASMNETETVDLPIPTWKSRKDSTEPKTYIQSVEKKANNVIQNGNESSSEGSATVLSSTDQKTPVLQPNSENCSVVSDQLVNGHSDLEQTSSKSPEIALDRVADETRTENGSVLPVLQNCHDTPQNSAAASQLSSKPNQTTENTSYGVILTKPYVRPLPPSYLDERYISMPKRRKFLTDKVDAHSEQDKVCSKSTERFRCGNCLTIYCNSEALEAHLAQKKCQTLFGFDSDDESA, from the exons gagtttttttgaattgctgctgttctttgGAAAGGATGAGTTCTATGAAGATcctttgaaagatattttaggTTCAATCCAG GAATGTCAGAATcttctaaataaatacagaaatatgaaCCTGGAACTAGTGACTCGAATTATCCGAGATGGTGGACCATGGGAAGATCCAGTATTACAAGCAATTCTTAAAGCAAAGCCTGTATCACAGGAATTAG ttaacaaatatttaagctCTGAAAATCCACTGTTCTTTGAACTACGTGCCAGATACCTTATTGCCTGTGAACGCATCCCTGAGGCAATGGCTCTTATCAAATCTTGCATAAATCATCCAGATATCAGTAAAGATCTGTATTTCCATCAAGCTCTTTTCACCTGTCTTTATATGTCACCATTAGAAGATCAGCTATTCCAGGAG CACTTGTTGAGGACTGATTGCAAGAGTGGAATTGAGATCATCTGCAACActgaaaaagaagggaagactACCTTAGCCTTGCAACTATGTGAATCGTTCCTAGTCCCACAGCTCCAAAATGGGGACATGTATTGTATATG GGACCTGATCTTCATTTGGAGTAAATTGCAGCTTAAATCTAACCCAtcaaaacaagtatttgttGACCAATGCTACCAGCTTTTAAGAATTGCTACAAATATCAGAGTAATTTTCCCTTTCATGAAAGTCATTAAGGATGAA gTTGGTGAAGATGGTCTTCAGATATGTGTTGAAATATGTGGATGTGCCCTGCAACTGGACCTCCGTGAAGATCCCAACATGAAAAGTCTCATATATAAAGCGATAGCTCATTTTTTGCCAAATGACTTGGAGATCCTCAGAATTTGTGCactttcagtcttttttcttgAGCGTACCCTGGAATCATACTACACTGTAGAACATTTATACAAATGTGCAGATGAAGAATACAATGAGTGCACTAGTTCTGTTCAAAACCGTGTACGTTTTGAATTGCttccaattttaaaaaaaggtctaTTTTTTGATCCAGAATTTTGGAATTTCTTGATGATCAAGCAGAATTGTTTAGCATTATTGGGGGATAAAGCCTTTGCTGGTTTAAGTGAAAGTACACTGGAAAACTCTACTGCAAATACAGAGAAGATAACAGAGTATACGGCTTTAAGTGAAGACCACGCCTGCCTAACAGATGTAAATAATGGGGAGCTTGACACTGAAGACCTGTCTGAAGTCCAGTCCAAAGGTAATGCCAAAAAGAATCATGCAGCTCTTGAGACATCTAAAATGTTAGATCATACCGTACCGAAGCACCGTTGTGTGATATGCAACAAGGAATTTCTTGGTGGTCACATTGTGAGACATGCACAAGCTCACCAGAAAAAGGGCAGTTTTTCCTGTGTACTTTGCAGCAGAAAGTTCAGGCAAAGAGGACTTATGCTGAAGCACTTAAAAAATCATGTCAGAAAGATAGAAAGGCAACATCTTGCTGCAGTTCTTGAGGACAGACAGGAGACTCCAGTCTCTAATGAACTAGAATGTTCTGAAGTTTCTGTCTCTCTTGAAAATGGGAATTCTGATGCTTCTAAAGATAATGAACTAGTGACTGCAATAGTTCCAAGTGCTGATGTGGAAGAAGAGAATACTGAACAGATATTTGATACGGTAGAAAATCATCTAAGTGACCAGGATGATGtaactgaaaacagcagctgtgacAGCTGTTTTAATAACATCCCTGATGCTTTAAATACAGAAAGCTTGCCAGAAGATGATGGAAGCTCCAGTAAAGAGTCACCGGTCCTTCATAAAGTAAATGGAGCTTTTTGCCCTCAGAAAGATGTGGATGCTATGGATCAAGAAGGAAGCTTTAACTGCCCTGCCAATGGTTGTGCTAGGGTGTTTAAAAAGATAAGATTCCTCAATAAACACGCAAGAAAAGCTCATCCAACTGATTTGAAGGTGCAGCAACATATAATGAAATGGAATAAAGGAAAATGTCGGTTTTGTCAGAGAAAATTTGCTGATTCACAACATTTTATAGACCACCTGAAGAGACATGTGTATCCGAATGTTTACttctgtttacattttaattgtAATCAGAGATTTAAGCTGTCGACTGAACTGGCAGAACATACAAAAAGTCATAGTGTTTTTAAAGCTCAGTGCAATTTTGCAGAGTGTTGTGAGCTATTTGAAGAGCTCCCTTTGCTGTATGAACATGAGGCTcagcattatttaaataaaacaccaGAAGGTTCAGAAGATGCAAGTGAAAAAGATTCTTCAGATGATTCTTCAGAACTGCTTTGTAGCTACCAAGAAAGTGATGCATCTATGAATGAAACAGAAACTGTAGATTTACCAATTCCAACTTGGAAGTCAAGGAAGGATTCTACAGAACCAAAGACTTACATTCAAAGtgttgaaaagaaagcaaataatgtAATTCAGAATGGAAATGAAAGCTCATCTGAGGGTAGTGCTACAGTTTTAAGCTCAACAGACCAAAAGACACCTGTGTTACAGCCAAATTCTGAAAACTGTAGTGTTGTTAGTGACCAACTAGTCAATGGGCACAGTGACCTGGAGCAGACATCGTCAAAGTCACCAGAAATAGCTTTGGACAGAGTGGCAGATGAAACAAGGACAGAAAATGGGTCAGTGTTACCAGTTTTACAGAATTGTCATGATACACCCCAAAATAGTGCTGCTGCCTCGCAGTTATCTTCTAAACCAAATCAGACGACAGAGAATACTTCATATGGTGTCATCTTAACAAAACCTTATGTTAGACCGCTGCCTCCAAGTTATCTTGATGAACGTTACATTAGCATGCCAAAACGCAGAAAATTTTTGACTGATAAAGTAGATGCTCATTCTGAGCAAGATAAAGTTTGTAGCAAATCAACAGAAAGATTTAGATGTGGCAACTGCTTGACCATCTACTGTAACTCGGAAGCACTTGAGGCTCACCTTGCACAAAAGAAATGTCAGACGCTCTTTGGATTCGATTCAGATGACGAAA GTGCCTGA
- the ZNF654 gene encoding zinc finger protein 654 isoform X2 gives MNLELVTRIIRDGGPWEDPVLQAILKAKPVSQELVNKYLSSENPLFFELRARYLIACERIPEAMALIKSCINHPDISKDLYFHQALFTCLYMSPLEDQLFQEHLLRTDCKSGIEIICNTEKEGKTTLALQLCESFLVPQLQNGDMYCIWDLIFIWSKLQLKSNPSKQVFVDQCYQLLRIATNIRVIFPFMKVIKDEVGEDGLQICVEICGCALQLDLREDPNMKSLIYKAIAHFLPNDLEILRICALSVFFLERTLESYYTVEHLYKCADEEYNECTSSVQNRVRFELLPILKKGLFFDPEFWNFLMIKQNCLALLGDKAFAGLSESTLENSTANTEKITEYTALSEDHACLTDVNNGELDTEDLSEVQSKGNAKKNHAALETSKMLDHTVPKHRCVICNKEFLGGHIVRHAQAHQKKGSFSCVLCSRKFRQRGLMLKHLKNHVRKIERQHLAAVLEDRQETPVSNELECSEVSVSLENGNSDASKDNELVTAIVPSADVEEENTEQIFDTVENHLSDQDDVTENSSCDSCFNNIPDALNTESLPEDDGSSSKESPVLHKVNGAFCPQKDVDAMDQEGSFNCPANGCARVFKKIRFLNKHARKAHPTDLKVQQHIMKWNKGKCRFCQRKFADSQHFIDHLKRHVYPNVYFCLHFNCNQRFKLSTELAEHTKSHSVFKAQCNFAECCELFEELPLLYEHEAQHYLNKTPEGSEDASEKDSSDDSSELLCSYQESDASMNETETVDLPIPTWKSRKDSTEPKTYIQSVEKKANNVIQNGNESSSEGSATVLSSTDQKTPVLQPNSENCSVVSDQLVNGHSDLEQTSSKSPEIALDRVADETRTENGSVLPVLQNCHDTPQNSAAASQLSSKPNQTTENTSYGVILTKPYVRPLPPSYLDERYISMPKRRKFLTDKVDAHSEQDKVCSKSTERFRCGNCLTIYCNSEALEAHLAQKKCQTLFGFDSDDESA, from the exons atgaaCCTGGAACTAGTGACTCGAATTATCCGAGATGGTGGACCATGGGAAGATCCAGTATTACAAGCAATTCTTAAAGCAAAGCCTGTATCACAGGAATTAG ttaacaaatatttaagctCTGAAAATCCACTGTTCTTTGAACTACGTGCCAGATACCTTATTGCCTGTGAACGCATCCCTGAGGCAATGGCTCTTATCAAATCTTGCATAAATCATCCAGATATCAGTAAAGATCTGTATTTCCATCAAGCTCTTTTCACCTGTCTTTATATGTCACCATTAGAAGATCAGCTATTCCAGGAG CACTTGTTGAGGACTGATTGCAAGAGTGGAATTGAGATCATCTGCAACActgaaaaagaagggaagactACCTTAGCCTTGCAACTATGTGAATCGTTCCTAGTCCCACAGCTCCAAAATGGGGACATGTATTGTATATG GGACCTGATCTTCATTTGGAGTAAATTGCAGCTTAAATCTAACCCAtcaaaacaagtatttgttGACCAATGCTACCAGCTTTTAAGAATTGCTACAAATATCAGAGTAATTTTCCCTTTCATGAAAGTCATTAAGGATGAA gTTGGTGAAGATGGTCTTCAGATATGTGTTGAAATATGTGGATGTGCCCTGCAACTGGACCTCCGTGAAGATCCCAACATGAAAAGTCTCATATATAAAGCGATAGCTCATTTTTTGCCAAATGACTTGGAGATCCTCAGAATTTGTGCactttcagtcttttttcttgAGCGTACCCTGGAATCATACTACACTGTAGAACATTTATACAAATGTGCAGATGAAGAATACAATGAGTGCACTAGTTCTGTTCAAAACCGTGTACGTTTTGAATTGCttccaattttaaaaaaaggtctaTTTTTTGATCCAGAATTTTGGAATTTCTTGATGATCAAGCAGAATTGTTTAGCATTATTGGGGGATAAAGCCTTTGCTGGTTTAAGTGAAAGTACACTGGAAAACTCTACTGCAAATACAGAGAAGATAACAGAGTATACGGCTTTAAGTGAAGACCACGCCTGCCTAACAGATGTAAATAATGGGGAGCTTGACACTGAAGACCTGTCTGAAGTCCAGTCCAAAGGTAATGCCAAAAAGAATCATGCAGCTCTTGAGACATCTAAAATGTTAGATCATACCGTACCGAAGCACCGTTGTGTGATATGCAACAAGGAATTTCTTGGTGGTCACATTGTGAGACATGCACAAGCTCACCAGAAAAAGGGCAGTTTTTCCTGTGTACTTTGCAGCAGAAAGTTCAGGCAAAGAGGACTTATGCTGAAGCACTTAAAAAATCATGTCAGAAAGATAGAAAGGCAACATCTTGCTGCAGTTCTTGAGGACAGACAGGAGACTCCAGTCTCTAATGAACTAGAATGTTCTGAAGTTTCTGTCTCTCTTGAAAATGGGAATTCTGATGCTTCTAAAGATAATGAACTAGTGACTGCAATAGTTCCAAGTGCTGATGTGGAAGAAGAGAATACTGAACAGATATTTGATACGGTAGAAAATCATCTAAGTGACCAGGATGATGtaactgaaaacagcagctgtgacAGCTGTTTTAATAACATCCCTGATGCTTTAAATACAGAAAGCTTGCCAGAAGATGATGGAAGCTCCAGTAAAGAGTCACCGGTCCTTCATAAAGTAAATGGAGCTTTTTGCCCTCAGAAAGATGTGGATGCTATGGATCAAGAAGGAAGCTTTAACTGCCCTGCCAATGGTTGTGCTAGGGTGTTTAAAAAGATAAGATTCCTCAATAAACACGCAAGAAAAGCTCATCCAACTGATTTGAAGGTGCAGCAACATATAATGAAATGGAATAAAGGAAAATGTCGGTTTTGTCAGAGAAAATTTGCTGATTCACAACATTTTATAGACCACCTGAAGAGACATGTGTATCCGAATGTTTACttctgtttacattttaattgtAATCAGAGATTTAAGCTGTCGACTGAACTGGCAGAACATACAAAAAGTCATAGTGTTTTTAAAGCTCAGTGCAATTTTGCAGAGTGTTGTGAGCTATTTGAAGAGCTCCCTTTGCTGTATGAACATGAGGCTcagcattatttaaataaaacaccaGAAGGTTCAGAAGATGCAAGTGAAAAAGATTCTTCAGATGATTCTTCAGAACTGCTTTGTAGCTACCAAGAAAGTGATGCATCTATGAATGAAACAGAAACTGTAGATTTACCAATTCCAACTTGGAAGTCAAGGAAGGATTCTACAGAACCAAAGACTTACATTCAAAGtgttgaaaagaaagcaaataatgtAATTCAGAATGGAAATGAAAGCTCATCTGAGGGTAGTGCTACAGTTTTAAGCTCAACAGACCAAAAGACACCTGTGTTACAGCCAAATTCTGAAAACTGTAGTGTTGTTAGTGACCAACTAGTCAATGGGCACAGTGACCTGGAGCAGACATCGTCAAAGTCACCAGAAATAGCTTTGGACAGAGTGGCAGATGAAACAAGGACAGAAAATGGGTCAGTGTTACCAGTTTTACAGAATTGTCATGATACACCCCAAAATAGTGCTGCTGCCTCGCAGTTATCTTCTAAACCAAATCAGACGACAGAGAATACTTCATATGGTGTCATCTTAACAAAACCTTATGTTAGACCGCTGCCTCCAAGTTATCTTGATGAACGTTACATTAGCATGCCAAAACGCAGAAAATTTTTGACTGATAAAGTAGATGCTCATTCTGAGCAAGATAAAGTTTGTAGCAAATCAACAGAAAGATTTAGATGTGGCAACTGCTTGACCATCTACTGTAACTCGGAAGCACTTGAGGCTCACCTTGCACAAAAGAAATGTCAGACGCTCTTTGGATTCGATTCAGATGACGAAA GTGCCTGA